Genomic segment of Desulfovibrio sp.:
AGGCACAAGCCCCAGATAAACCGCCGCACCCGCCACCGCCAGCAGGATGCAGAGCGCTCCGGCCAACGCCCATGGCCAGCGTCTGTGCCGAGGCAATCCCAAGGTACGCCAGCGCATGCAGCTGCGCACCACGCCCCACGTTACCCGTGGCCTTTCTTTTATTATAACAGCCAGAAGCGCTTGGTGGCACAACTGCACGATCTGACGCGGGAAACCGTCCGTGGCCAGAAATACAGCGAGCAACGCCCCAAAGCTGAAAAGCCCTTCCGGAGAAATATCCTTTGAGCACATGGCCAGCCGGGCCTGGATCAGCTCACGCGTGTCCTGGAAGTCCAGAGGCTCTATCCTGTAGCGCAAGTTCACCCTGTCAGCCAGGTTGGCCTTGGCTTCCAAAATCGGCTCAAATTCCAACTGGCCGAAGATGACGATCTGCAACAGCTTGTTTTCGTTGGTTTCGAAGTTGAGAAGCTCCCGGAGGATCTCCAGACACTCGAGAGACATCTTCTGGCCTTCGTCCACAATGAGGACCACGAGTTGGTCCTCTTCGACTGCAAGCCCCCACAGGGCATTTTTGATGTTTTCCCGAAGCTGCCAGTCGCTGGCCTGCCCCGCCGCCTGTGCATCCACCCCGAAAAAACCATTCAATTGGACAAGCAGCTCTCTGGCGTCTGAAAAGGTCGGGTCCAGAATGAGATGGGTGACTACTCCCTGGCGCTCCGCTAGCACCCGGATGAGCTGACGGCACAAGGTGGTCTTGCCCGTTCCCACGTGCCCCGTGACCACGGACAAGCCCCTCTTGAGGCGAATGGCTATCTCAAGAGCCTGCAGACATTCCCGGTGCTGTTTGGTGCGATAGAACAGCTCCGGGTCCGGGGAGTTGGAAAAAGGCTCCCGGCGAAGATTCAACACCTCGAAATACCGCATGTCAGCTGCCGGGTCTTCCAGGCTGCGGAACGGTTGGAGCCGGCCCCAAGGGTATCGGCTGCCGGTCTGGGGACCCTGGACGACCTGATGGAGTCTGGGGGGCCTGGGACATGGGCTGAGGCCCCTCAGCTATTGCCGTTCCGCCTTTGAGGATAGTGGGAGTGATGAATATGAGGACATCCTGCTTCGTGTCTTGCTTGCTCTTGTCGCCGAACAGATAACCGGCTGCGGGAATATCCTTGAGCCCGGGGAAACCCTGGCTCGATTTTGATTTGGTGTGTTTGGCCAGCCCTGAAATGATGATGGTGGAACCGTCCTCCACGATGAGTGTGGTGTTGGTCTCCTTCTTGCGGATGGGCGGATTGCCCTGCACCCATTGCGTCTGATCCGTGACCACTTCATCATTTTTTATGATGAGCTTCATACGCAGATTCCTGCCGTCGATGACATGCGGCGTCATTTCCAGGCGCAGCACCGCATCTATGAACTGCACGTTAGTACCGTTCTGAGAAACTGAGACATACGGCACCTTCTCGCCATTTTCGGTGAAGGCCATGCTGTTGTCCAAGGTGGTGAGCGATGGCTCGGAGAGGATGCTGACCTTGCCGTCCCGGGCCAGCGCGGTAAGCTGCATCTGGAGAATGTTGTTGTTGATATTGCCCCAAAGGAAGTTGATGGCCGCTCCCTGCGCCCCCAGGCCCGCACCCGGAGGCGAGCCTGTGTTTGTGATTGCGGCAGGGAAATTGAAGGCGTACCCGCGACTGGAAGGCCCAAGCCCGTAGGTGTTGGTATAGGTGACGGTACCGTCCGACGCAACGGTCCTATCGGTTGAGGACTGTATAAAGGCACTGTTGCCGCTGGGGTCCGCGATGGACTTGAAAAAGCCGCCCCATTGAAAACCTATGTCTTGCAAAGAGTCCTTGGTGGCCTCCACGATGAACGCCTTCAGGTGCACCTGGAGCCTTGGCTCGTCGAGTTTTTCAACGAGTTTCACCAGCATCTCAGCATGTTCTCTGGGGGCCTGGATGACGATGGAACTTGAATGCCTGTCGGCCACGACCAATCCCTTGATCTTCCCTGCAAGTTCATCGCTGCCCGAGGCGGCGCCAGCAGCCGGGGCGCCTGGCGCTCCGGGAGCAGCGCCGGGAGCACCACCTGGAGCCGCCCCAGAGGAAGCCAGGTATCCCTTCAGAGTTTTTTCCAACTCGGTGACGTCCGCGTAGTTCACCTGAACCTTAACGGTCACCATGGGCTCAACGGTTTTTTGCTTCTCGGTTTGGGCCATTTTCTCAGCAACGGCCTTCTTCATTTCGTTCTGGCCCTTCATATCTTCCAGTGTCATGACACGGATGATCTCCCCGTCCCAATCGTAGCTCAATCCGTTGGCATTGAGGATTGAATTGAAGGCCTGGTCCCAGGGAGTCTCGCTGACGTTTAGGTTCACCTTATGCTTACCCTGGTTCTCGGGAGCCTGGAGGGAGGCGGAGAGAATGATGTTTTGATTGGCGATGCGAGCCATGGAACGCAGCACCGCCTGAAGGTCCGTATTGTAGAAATTGAGCGACACCCGCATTGTGGGCAGGTTGCGTTTTGGCTTTTCGTCTATGATTTTTGCGTCTGACTTCACCTGGAGCTGGGAGAACTCCACTTTACGGTCCTGGTGCGTATAGGTTTTGTCTTTTGTTTCTTCTGCTACTTTCTCCCATTTCTCCATGAAGGGGTCTTTCTCTTTCTTGTCCGCACAGGCCGCAAGCAGGATGACAAGCCCCAGCATAGCCGCCCATAAAATTCGTATGTGGAAATGGATATTTTTCATTCAGCACTCCTTGGCGCGGCTGTCCACGCCCCCTACCGTCCGGTGAAGAAACTCGGGTCCTGGTAGGGAATGCGCACCTTGTTTTTGCGCACAACGCCCTGAAGCACCACTGCTTCAGGCGTAATCTCGCCAACCTCGAATCCACCGCTCTCGAGCTGCTCGCCCACCTGGTATTCACGGCCATTGATTACGGCCAGACTGCGGTCGCCGATGCGGATGAACCCGGTAAAATGAAATTTGTCACGGTCCACTTGCGCTTCAGGGTCGGGAGGTTTCGGCCCCAGGGGGTCACGC
This window contains:
- a CDS encoding AAA family ATPase; this encodes MRYFEVLNLRREPFSNSPDPELFYRTKQHRECLQALEIAIRLKRGLSVVTGHVGTGKTTLCRQLIRVLAERQGVVTHLILDPTFSDARELLVQLNGFFGVDAQAAGQASDWQLRENIKNALWGLAVEEDQLVVLIVDEGQKMSLECLEILRELLNFETNENKLLQIVIFGQLEFEPILEAKANLADRVNLRYRIEPLDFQDTRELIQARLAMCSKDISPEGLFSFGALLAVFLATDGFPRQIVQLCHQALLAVIIKERPRVTWGVVRSCMRWRTLGLPRHRRWPWALAGALCILLAVAGAAVYLGLVPFEVGRIRASMPEVHMPDVASWFRSSVASRQESVPTDASAPAQETKPAAELSTVGQDKTGTPAQGITGPQPDYQTSVEGKTEPNAFKPTQDLNAPSLLGAEPTVPEQPGNNRSGGLPRFTGVRADFADGMQTLDILTDKPVERFEAGFKPNPSRIVVDLFGAWERKTERELSVGSSRIDKVRSAVHPDKLRVAVYLKDASAAPIRPVVEKTPSGLKIILK
- a CDS encoding type II and III secretion system protein; translated protein: MKNIHFHIRILWAAMLGLVILLAACADKKEKDPFMEKWEKVAEETKDKTYTHQDRKVEFSQLQVKSDAKIIDEKPKRNLPTMRVSLNFYNTDLQAVLRSMARIANQNIILSASLQAPENQGKHKVNLNVSETPWDQAFNSILNANGLSYDWDGEIIRVMTLEDMKGQNEMKKAVAEKMAQTEKQKTVEPMVTVKVQVNYADVTELEKTLKGYLASSGAAPGGAPGAAPGAPGAPAAGAASGSDELAGKIKGLVVADRHSSSIVIQAPREHAEMLVKLVEKLDEPRLQVHLKAFIVEATKDSLQDIGFQWGGFFKSIADPSGNSAFIQSSTDRTVASDGTVTYTNTYGLGPSSRGYAFNFPAAITNTGSPPGAGLGAQGAAINFLWGNINNNILQMQLTALARDGKVSILSEPSLTTLDNSMAFTENGEKVPYVSVSQNGTNVQFIDAVLRLEMTPHVIDGRNLRMKLIIKNDEVVTDQTQWVQGNPPIRKKETNTTLIVEDGSTIIISGLAKHTKSKSSQGFPGLKDIPAAGYLFGDKSKQDTKQDVLIFITPTILKGGTAIAEGPQPMSQAPQTPSGRPGSPDRQPIPLGPAPTVPQPGRPGS